A segment of the Kiritimatiellia bacterium genome:
CATGAGAAAGTCGAGGACCTGCGGCCGCCTCACGTCATTGACCGAGCTGACGCGCTTCTGCTGGAGGTAGTCCAGGAAGGCGTGCAGGTCCGCGCCGTAGGCCAGCCGCGTATTCTCGCTCAACCCGCGCTCGAGCGAGAGGTAGTCCAGGAACTGGTCCACGAGGGGCTGCATGGTTTTTATTTCCCGCCGGCAAAGGCCTTGAGGCTGGCCGTCAGCGCAGGGAACTCCGCCAGGAGCTGCCGGTCGGACGTCACCAGCTTCACGTTCAGGTCTTCCGCCAGGGCCGCGTATTCGCAATCATAAGCGGAGCATCGGGATTCCGCCACTTTCCTCATGACCAATTCCGAGGGAATCACATACTCGCGACCGGCGAGCTGCGACTCGGCCCCGTGGAGGCACCGATCGGCCGTCGCCCGGTCCAGGGCGCCGCGGCGCAAGTATCCGGCCAGTATGCTGCGGAACTCGGATCGCCAGAGGAGGGGGGCGGCCCAGCGAGGGTCCCGCGCCAGCGCTTTTTCCGCGAAGTCGGTCATCTCGCCGGGGATCCAGAGGTACGCCAGCGCGTTGACGTCCACCACGATCACCGGCGGCCCGCGTTTTTGAAGTCCGCCAGGTCCTCCTGCGTCAGGTAGACGTTCATCGC
Coding sequences within it:
- a CDS encoding type II toxin-antitoxin system VapC family toxin, which produces MIVVDVNALAYLWIPGEMTDFAEKALARDPRWAAPLLWRSEFRSILAGYLRRGALDRATADRCLHGAESQLAGREYVIPSELVMRKVAESRCSAYDCEYAALAEDLNVKLVTSDRQLLAEFPALTASLKAFAGGK